The genomic DNA TGCTAAATGCTGTCCATCAATACCTCAGCCTGGGCCAGGTGCTGAGCTCTACATTTCATGTATATTATCTCAGTCAGGCCTCAGAACAGTCCTTTGAGGTAAGTACCGTTTTGGGGAAGGAGAAggtaaaacttttgttttttttgttttttttttttgagacagagtcttgctctgtcacccaggctggagtgctgtggccggatcttcAGCTCACTGTGTaaagctccggccccggttccctatctctcctgcctcagcctcctggagggcTAGGGACTACATACTCGCCACCGGCCTCAagcagttttttgtatttttagaatgggtttcaccgtggttccgccagggatggtctcgatctcctggaccctcgcggatccacccgctCCTCGCCTCCCAgcaagctgagattacaggcttgagccaccaccgccAGGTAAAACTTTTATATTCACAGGAGTaacatttattatagaaaaacaagaatatattgtataaacattttttttttttttttgagacgagtctctgctctgtcacctagggctggagtgcagtggccggacctcagcccACTgtaaagctctgcctcccgggttcacaccatttctTCTCGCCtcagcccaagtagctgggactacaggcgccacctcgcctcgctagtttttgtatttaatagagacggggtttcacctgttagctaggatggtctcactTCCCTGACCTCGCGATTCGCCcgcctccggcctcccaaagtgctgggattacaggcttgcttGGTCACACCGCCTAAACATTCTTATTTATGTAAGTCACTGTAGTACAAGAACATGGttgaggccagatgtggtggctcaagcctgtaatcccagcactttgggaggccgaggtgggtggatcacgaggtcaggagttcaagaccagactgcccaagatagtgaaaacctgtctctactaaaaatacaaaaattagctgggcgtggtgctgggcatctgtaatcccaactactcgggaggctgaggcagagaattgcttgaacctgggaggaagaggttgcagtgagctgagatcacaccattgcactccagcctgggcaacagagcgagactctgtcacaaaaataaaataaaatataaaataaaataaaatgaaataacatggtTGCAGGAGTAAAATTGTATAAAAGGGCTGGTGAAAAGCAACGGTTCCCCTCCCTGTCCCCGTCCCTCTCCCTGCTCTCCCAGAGGTAAGTggttttccttgttcttttttgaaGTTAGGTAGATTCTGTTGTGGTCCACATTTCCCATATTACTCACCTGAGAGTAATAatactattgttttgtttttggtagagatggggtcttgctatgttgcccagactggtcttgaactcctggcctcaagcaatcaatcccctcaccttggcctcccaaagtgctgggattacaggtgtgatcactgctcctggcccgctcttaatattattattcctCAGAATTCAGAGTCCCAAGCTCTTAGccttcattcattctctcactgGCCTTGGGCATGTAGCAGTGAGCCAGAGTGTACACAGTCTCTGCCCTCGTGGTGAGGGCAAAAGACCTTAATCCAGAGAAGCACGTTCATCCCTGAGAAATTCCAGCCACGGAGGTGCTGTGGGAGAGGGACTGAAGGATTTGACTCAGCGAGGCTGGGGGTGGCAGCCCAAAGCAGTGAGGCCTGAGCTGCGATCAGGAGAGGAGGGGCGATAGCCAGCTGATGGATAGGAGGCGGCATGTGCAGAGGCCCTGTGgtggggagggtgtgtgtgtgtggatgtgcagAGTGGGCTGGATGAAGGTCAGTGTGGCTTACGCTGCCCTGCTCCTTACCTCAGAGTTCCCTGAAAGCATCCTGTGCCTTCTGCCTGCTCACTGCCGTGGCTGTGGACGGAGCGGGGAACAGGCGTGGAGGCGGGGCCAGGACAGCTTGAATGAGTAGTGCCGTCATACAGACCTCAGTGGGAATGGGTCTTCAGCTTCTGGACTTGGGGATCCCCTGTGGATGGCTGGGGTCACATGGCCTGAATTTCTGCAGGCACTGCCTCGGGGGCAGGAGGGTTTGGGCTTGGGGAGGGTGGACTCACCCCCAGCAGCTGCCCATGCCGTGCTGTCCTTCCCTGTGCCCAGGTGAAGAAGATGGGCGGGCTCGGGCTTCTGGCCATGGACGTGCCCGAGGAGCTTGGCGGTGCCGGCCTTGATTACCTGGCCTACGCCATCGCCATGGAGGAGATCAGCCGCGGCTGCGCCTCCACTGGAGTCATCATGAGTGTGAACAATGTGAgcccccccaccccaggcccctgGGACACATGGGTGGAGGGAGGCTCCTGTGAGCGGGCAGACTCTGGCCCAGGCCTGATCTCTCTGGAGACGTCACAGGCCTTGGTCCTACTGGATAGGCCCTGGAGAGAACAGGCCCTGAGTGCAGCCCGCAGGTGGGCAGGATGCACCTGGGCCTGGGGCCTCCCGCCGCTCCCCGCTCTCCCCCTAGTCTCTCTACCTGGGACCCATCTTGAAGTTTGGCTCCAAGGAGCAGAAGCAGAAGTGGGTCACGCCTTTCACCAGTGGTGACAAAATTGGCTGCTTTGCCCTCAGCGAACCAGGTACCTGCCCTGTCCTCTCACTCTGTCCTTAGGGTGACAGGCCCagagggggaggagaggaaggtgcTGGGCCAACTGCCCACTGCTTCAGAGGCCAGAGGGGAGGCTCCCCGTGTGGTTGGTGGGGTGAGCACTTTTGCCACCACGGCGCTGGGAGGAAAATTGCCTTCGGGTCCCCTGGTTTAAGACGCCCAATTCCTGCACACCCCCTTTGCCCTCTGGGCCCGTCACTGAGAGCTTTGGGACCCTCATCTTTGGAGCCCGAGTCATAGGGTTTCATGCCCACCAGCAGAGGGTGTGGAGCGAGTGAGGCTGGTGCCCTCAGGTTGTGTGGGGTGGGGCCTGCGCTGAGCCCTGAGTCTGTGGGCAGGAAACGGTAGCGATGCAGGAGCCGCGTCCACCACCGCCCGGGCCGAGGGCGACTCGTGGGTCCTGAATGGCACCAAAGCCTGGATCACCAATGCCTGGGAGGCCTCGGCTGCCGTGGTCTTTGCCAGCACAGACAGAGCCCTGCAAAACAAGGTGGGCATCCCAGAGAGGGGTTCAGCCAGATCCTGGGCTGCTGTCATTTCAGTTTCTAGAACCTTCTCTCCTCGGCCCGACTGGGCCTATTTTTGCTCTAGGGCAAGTGGGCTGTCCCTGTCCCTCCCCAGCTGCCACTGAAGTCTACACCTTCCCCAGAAGCTGGCAGAAGGTGTCAGGGCTTGAGCTTCCGAGGGAGGTTGGGAGGGGACCGGGTTGGTGTTGGATGTGCTGGTGCAAGGCTGTGGCTGAGGGGCAGCTCCGAGAAAACCACCGCCTCTCCGTTCAGGGCATCAGTGCCTTCCTGGTCCCCATGCCAACGCCTGGGCTCACGTTGGGGAAGAAGGAAGACAAGCTGGGTATCCGGGGCTCATCCACGGCCAACCTCATCTTTGAGGACTGTCGCATCCCCAAGGACAGCATCCTGGGGGAGCCGGGGATGGGCTTCAAGATAGCCATGGTGAGCCCGGCGGTGGGGGTGGCACCTTGGGGCCAGGCCTGCCCCCCGGCTGGCGGGCCACTGACCAGGGCAGTCCCCACAGCAAACCCTGGACATGGGCCGCATCGGCATCGCCTCCCAGGCCCTGGGCATTGCCCAGACCGCCCTCGATTGTGCTGTGAACTATGCTGAGAATCGCATGGCCTTCGGGGCGCCCCTCACCAAGCTCCAGGTCATCCAGGTAATGGCAGTTttaggagctgggcctggaggctgggcagtgggcaggaagTGTGGCCTCCTGACTGCTCTCcgtcctccttcccctccctcctgtcCCTGGAGGGGCAGCTGCTGACCTGTGGTGTGGGGTGGGGCTGTTGCAGTTCAAGTTGGCAGACATGGCCCTGGCCCTGGAGAGTGCCCGGCTGCTGACCTGGCGTGCTGCCATGCTGAAGGATAACAAGAAGCCTTTCATCAAGGTGCCCACAGGGGTCCCCGAGCCATGGACCAGAATGTGGTGGGCCCAGGGACAGGGGAGAGGTTGGGGCGGATCTCTGCCCCTCGGCCCTGTGGGTTAGAGGTGTGGGCCTGGGGTTTACTGCCCCATGGGGAGGCTCTACAGGCCTCCCCTGCTGAGGTGCTGTGAGCAGGGGTTGGGGGGGTCCCCTCAAGGGAAGGCTCTGACTGTACCCCCATGTTTAGGAGGCAGCCATGGCCAAGCTGGCCGCCTCGGAGGCTGCGACCGCCATCAGCCACCAGGTGAGTGTCCGCGGTGAGCCCTGAGGGGGCCGGCTGCCCCTTCTCCAGCTTTCCCCACGCCGGGTTCTTCTCCCTCCTGAGCCCCTGTTCTTGTCTCAGGCCATCCAGATCCTGGGCGGCATGGGCTATGTGACAGAGATGCCAGCAGAACGGCACTACCGCGATGCCCGTATCACTGAGATCTACGAGGGCACCAGCGAAATCCAGCGGCTAGTGATTGCCGGGCATCTGCTCAGGAGCTACCGGAGCTGAGCCCGTGGTGGGCTGCCCGAGGACTGCGGGAAGGGGTGGGAGCCGGGGCCTCCACCCTGACCCCGGCTCAGAGACTGGGCGGCCCGGCGGGGGCTCCCTGGGGCCCCGGCCCCCTGGACTGGCCGGACGGGCTCAGTGCTGCCACCCGGATCAGACCGCAAGGGAGTGAGGCCCTCCGACCACTGGCAGCTCCGCCTCTGGGCCTTTCTGCCTCCTCACCACTGTGCCTCATGTTCCTCACCTGAGTGGCCCTGGCCTCCTGGGGGCGGGGTTGTGGGGGGAGCTGAGTGACACTCAGGGACACCTCAGTTGTGCTCCCGGGGGCCCTGGTGCCCCGGCATGAAGACCCAGTGGGACAGGCCCTTGGTGGGGTCTGTCTTTTccttgaggtcagaggtcaggAGCAGGGCTGGGGTCAGAATGACGAGGCCCAGGGTCCTGGTGTTGGGCAGGCGGTGGGGCTGGGCCATGGAGCTGGCCCGGAGGCCCCTCAGCCCTTGGTAAAGTCTGCTGAAGGCAGGGGTGGTGATTCATGTCGTGTGACTGACCGTGGGTAATAAACACACCTGTCCCCCAGTCTGTGTCCTCACCTTCTCCTGGGTGCCCTGGGGAGGGATGGAGGTCTCTCGTCTGCATCTGACAGCCTCACCCTATGAGTGTTGGGGGTCTTGGGGAGGGGCCTGGCCACCTGGGAGGTTCCCAAGTTCCAGCAGGAGGCCAGGTTGGCCAAGGAGGCAGTTCAGGAATAGGAACTGGGTCCTGCAGGCCTCAGGGAGTGACCCCTGGGCAGGGAGGGTGGGCCAGGCAGGGCCAGCGGGCTAGAAGGGGTTCTCTAGGCAGGACCGGCctccaggcaggaggaaggaaggcCCCAGATTGCCAGAGTCGGGGGGCAAAGCTGTGGAGACCCCAAGCCCTAGGCAGGAGAACATAGAACCTTGAAGAGCAGCCATTTTGCTCACTAGCGCGCCGAGGGTGGCCCTGGCCAGCCAGTGCGGGGGCTTGTCCTGGTCCTGGGGCCTGCGGGGCTGGTTCTGGGCAGAGGTGCCCCTGAAGCCGAGgtccaagctttttttttttttgagacggagtcttgctctgccgcccaggctggagtgcagtggccggatctcagctcactgcaagctccgcctcccgggttcacgccattctcctgcctcagcctcccgagtagttgggactacaggcgcccgccaccgcgcccggctattgttttgtattttttagtagagacggggtttcaccgtgttagccaggatggtctcgatctcctgacctcgtgatccgcccgtctcggcctcccaaagtgctgggattacaggcttgagccaccgcgcccggccccaagctCTTAACCCTTTGGGCCAGTGTCGATCTAAGCAGCTGGAAGAGAAAACAGTGAGCAAAGAAAGATTTCAAAGGAGGTGGGGACAGCCCTCCACCGGGCAGGCAGGGCAGAGAGTCAAACTGGCATTGCTGGGAGGTCTCTGGAGGGAAACGGGAGGGAGACAGGTGACTTTAGGAGCTGTCATCAAAGGGGCACCCAGGAAACCAGAGCCCCTGCTGtgggtggaattttttttttttttttttttttaagagacagatcactctgtcacccaggcgggagtgcagtggcacgaccacaGCTCATCaaaacctcaacctcccaggctcaagtgatcctcctgtctcagcctcccaggtaactgggactacaggtgcacaccaccatggccagctaatttttaagttttttggtagagatggggtcttgctttgttgcccaggctggtcttgaactcctgggttcaagtgatccttccagctcggcctcccaagtggggtttctgtgccaggcactgatgcCCCACAGCCGAAGGATGCCTCGCTCTGCAGGGCAGCTCTGCCCTTGACCCTGCCCTGACCTGGGTCTGGTCCAGGGCCCTGGTGAATGGGAGTGCACTTCCTTGACCAAATTTAGGTCCTGATTTACCCCATGGGCGGGGCGTGCGCAGGGCCCACGGGTACTGTGTTTCTGCCAACGAGGCACACCTGTGGCTTCTGGGAAGCACGTGCTTCCGGGCTCCCGAGGTCAGCGGCGTCCTGCGCAGCCCGCAGAAGTTTGGGTCCCCTGGGCTTTCCTCCTGGCTCCAGGTAAGTGCCGCAGGGGCTTGGCTCCTGGCTCGCACTCTCAGGGTCTCCTGGGTCTGCTCCTGTGCCTGCCCTGGGCTCAGGGGTAAGCCTAAGGTATCAGAGCAGAGGGGACCCAGGACGCCTCCAGAAGCAGCGCGTTTGAGCCCTTCCACCTGGGGGCAGATGAAGGCCTGTCATTGCCTGTCCCCACGAGCCGGGGAACAGTGGGGAGGGGGTGTTTGGAGGTTCTGTGCTCCCCCCCAGCGAGGCAGCGCTGCTCCTGGCACAGATGTGGCACGGGGTTGAGCTTGTCTTTGGGCCCTTCCTCTAGCTGATGGGAGAGAGGAACGCAAACAGCATTCATCCCAGGCTGGGGACCTGGCGTCTTGGCTGAGGACTTTGTCCCCACCCAGCTTGGAGTTCAGGCCCCTCAGATCCCCTGCCCTACCCGCTGAGAAGGGTCTGGGCCCTGGAGGGTCAAAGGCTGCTGACTGGAGTCACACTGCTCCCAGCAGGGCGGAGGGCTGGAGTCAGCACAGGCCAAGAAACCGGCCTGCGCTTCCCAAGTCGCAGCCCTGGAGGGGTTTCTGCTTCTCAGACCTGCTTAGGGCTCATTCAGATGGCCACGAGGAGCCTTTCCAGGCAGCGCAGCCTCGGAGGCCTGGGGTCCTCCCTGTCAGATGAAGCAATCCAGGCTCTGAACCAAGAGCCAGTCTGTGCACTCGGGGGCTTCGAGGTGCCGTCGTGGGTCCGGGGTCTTCCCTTCAGTGAGGGAGAGTCGGCACAAACCCTTGGCTTTGACACGGTGCTGCCCGTTCGTGGAAGCTCCTCCTAGCCTGGAACTGAATCTGGACTCTGCCCCCAGGAGCACTAGAGCCTGAACTGTCCTAGAGCCCATGCCCCTTTGGATATGAATTTCTCCGTGTGGATTTCCTAAGGTCAAGGACGTTCACTTACATAACGACAGGACCGTTTCCCAGCTGGGACACTGAACCCTAGTCAACTTTCACATCTCCACACTCCACTCGGATTGTGCCGGCCGTCTCTGTGTCTGCGAGATAGATCAGCTCTTCTCGAGGCGCAGGGGCCTGCGTTGCATGTAGCTGAGAGGCCACCTGTTCCTTCCCGCTAGCCCTCTGGGACACGTTCTCCttcctttggttctttttttttttttcttcttttttttggagatggagtctcgctctgttgccaggctggagtgcagtggcacaacctcggctcaccgcaacctccacatcccggtttcaagcgatcaagcaattctcctgcctcagcctcccaagtagctgagattacaggtatgtgccaccacgcctggctaatttttgtatttttagtagaggcaggctttcaccctgttagccaggctggtcttgaactcctgacctcaggtgatccgcccacctcaccctcccaaagtgctgggattccaggcatgggccaccacgcctggcctgaaatcATACATTTCTAAGTGTAGCTTTTGCTTCATCTGATACATTTTAATGTCATATTTTCCTTATTAGTTTTCTGAAGCCCATTGTGCTTTCTATTTTGACTTATCAATTATTTAGAAGAGTAGtagtattttttgagatagggtctcttatcgcttgggctggagtgtagtggtataatcacagctcaccacagctttgacctcccaggctcaggtgatcctcctacctcagcctcccaagtagatgggactacaggcgccaccacacctagccattttttgtatttttcgtagagatggggtttccccatctctactaaagatgtgaccagcccaggctggtctcaaactcttgggctcaagtgatctgcccacctcggcctcccagagtgctgggattacaggtgtgagtcaccacgcctggccagagagtattattttattaatacgGGGTTTTCTGAGGTattttttgttaatgatttttaaaaactgtgatgcAGTTTACAGTTgtagccattttaaagtgtacactCAGTGGCATTTAGGACATTCAtaatgttatgcaaccatcaccaccatctagttccagaacattctcGTCACCCCATCAACAGGAAACTCCATACCTACTGTTGTTGGTTTATACCTTAATTGCATTGTGGTCTCAGCACATTTTctgcattatttaaattttttgaaatctgTTGAGATGTGCTTTACGGCActaaattactttttataaagATTGAATATGAGCAATTTGGTTTTTCCATGTTCGTTAGTGAAGTTCTAGCTCATTTATTTGGATTGCTGCTGCGTGGTGTCCCATGGGATAAACTGTACTGGGGTAGTTTCctgctttttactcttttttttttttttttttttgagacggagtctcgctctgtctcccccTCGGGGCTTGCAGTGCCCTGACCTAAgaccactgcaagctccacctcccgggttcacgccatgctcctgcctcagcctcccgagtagctgggactacaggcgcctgccaccttgcccggctagtttttttttttgtattttttagtagagacggggtttcaccgtgttagccaggatggtctcgatctcctgacctcgtgatccacccgtctcggcctcccaaagtgctgggattacaggcttgagccaccgcgcccggcctcctgctTTTTACTCTTATAAACCATGATGCAGCGGACATTCTGGCACGTGTGTCCTTGTTCTAGTGTGAGAACTTGTGAGCATTTAAATCGAAGTGGGCTTGCTGGGCCCTGAGGCTGTTTATTTCTTCAGCTCCACTAGATATGGCCAAATGGCCCTCCAGCCGTGGGATCAGTGGTCGGATCCCCCTCTGTGCGTACGCGAGGGTCGATGACGCGCATTCTTCCTGTTCCTTGGCACCCACAGATTTTACAAATGTTCTTCAATATGGTTGTGATTTTAACTTGCATCTCCCTGGTTGCTTGAGAAACTGCACATCTTTTCACCTGGCGCTTGGTCGTTCTGGTTTCTGCTGTGAATCGCCGTTGTCTGTTTCTTCTGGGTTGTAATTGATTTGTAATTATCCCATGTGTTTATTCTTGCTACTAATCATTTGTCAGATATCTGGTTGCAAAAGGACTCATACAGTGTGTGGTTTTCCCTCTATTTagttatttactatttatttattttttttttgagacggagtctcgctctgtcacccaggctggagtgcagtggggcaatctcagctcactgcaagctccgcctcccgggttcacgccattctcctgcctcaacctcccgagtagctgggactataggcgcccgccacctcgcccggctaattttttgtatttttaatacagacggggtctcaccatgttaaccaggatggtctccatctcctgaccttgtgattcgcccgcctcagcctcccaaagtgctggggttacaggcgtgaaccaccgcgcccagccctccctttttaaaaatgggtgcagccaggtgtggtggctcatgcttataatcccagctcccactttgggaggctgaggcgggtggatcacctgaggtcagaagttcgagaacagcctggccaacatggcaaaaacccatctctactaaaaaatacaaaaattagccaggcgtggtggcgtgtgcctgtggtcctagctgcttgggaggctgaggcagaggaacctgaatctgggaggcagaggttgcagtgagccgagattgcgccattgcactccatcctgggcaacagggcaagactccatctcaaaaaaaaaaaaaaaaaagaaggttgcCACTTGGATATGCAATACCTCGTTGACTTTGGGCACTTTCCTGGGACATGGAATTTAACAGCCAAACCgcaaacccaggagatggagcaaACTTACTGCTCAGTTAGCTGTTAGAAGGTTGGAaaaggcccggtgtggtggctcaggcctgtaatcccagcacttagggaggccaaggcgggcggatcacttgaggctaggagtttgagaccagcctggccaacatgatgaaaccccgtctcttctaaaaatacaaaaaaaaaaaaaaaagccaggtgtggtggcaggtgcctgtaatcccagctactcaggaggctaaggcaggagaattgcttgaacctgggaggtggaggttgcagtgagacgagatcgcaccactacactccagcctgggtgacagaaggagactccatctcaagaaaaagtcTGGAAAAAGTAATACCCACTTATCAGTGGAGTTGAAATGATCGAGTTGAAGACTAAAGACAGTAAGTGAAGGGGGCACGCTGGAATGAACGTGCTGTGTAAGGTAGAAGGCCCATCAGAGGAGTCCCCCTCCACTGGCGCCATCAGCAAGGCCGGTGAGAGAGGCAAGCCTTGCTAAGCAGGTCGGTGGTGACTCCCCTCTGCAGGCCAGAGCTGACAACAGGGGAAGCAGTCACAGAGCTGGATTCATTACCAGTCATGTATTCCAAGTGACAGCACTTCATTGCAAGAAGCCAGGAGACCACAATTACTGGAAAGACCAACGAGGCTGGAGGGAGGCTCCCAGGGAGCTTGAGGTTGTAGAGATGGTTAAGGAATGTGATCGATTGTTTTTCTACTTCTGCTACAACAAACCACCACAAATGTAGTGGCTCTAAAAAGTacaaatgggccgggtgcagtggctcatgcctataatcccagcactttgggaggctgaagtgggcagatcacttgaagttgggagttggagaccagcctgacctacgtggtgaaaccccatctctactaaaaatacaaaaattagccaggcgtggtggttcatgtttgtaatcccagctacttgggaggcttgaggcagaagaatcgcttgaacttgggagatggaggctgtagtgaactgagatggcaccactgtactccagcctgggcaacaaagtgagactccatctcagaaaataaataaaaagtacaaatgtATGATCTCACGGTTCTGCAGTTCAGAAGTGGGACACTGGTCTCACTGGGCTCAAAGCTTGGGGTCGGGAGGCCTGCATTCCTTTCCAGAGCTCTTGGGGAGAAGCCATTTCCTCACTTGTTCTAAGTTCTAGAGGCTGctcacattccttggctcatggctcccTCCTCCAGTTTCAAAGCCATCAGTGTTGCAACTCTGACCATTCTCCCATGGGcacctttctctctctgactACAGCCTGGAAAGGtcctctacttttattttttttgagacagtgtcttattctgtcatccaggctggagtacagtggtgtgatcatggctcacagctgcctcagcctcctgggctcaagcaatcctcctgcttcagccttctgaatagttgggactacaggcacatgccaccatccagctaatgttttgtaaagatgg from Papio anubis isolate 15944 chromosome 9, Panubis1.0, whole genome shotgun sequence includes the following:
- the ACADS gene encoding short-chain specific acyl-CoA dehydrogenase, mitochondrial isoform X2 translates to MAAALLARASGPVRRALCPRAWRQLHTIYQSVELPETHQMLLQTCRDFAEKELSPIAAQVDKEQLFPAAQVKKMGGLGLLAMDVPEELGGAGLDYLAYAIAMEEISRGCASTGVIMSVNNSLYLGPILKFGSKEQKQKWVTPFTSGDKIGCFALSEPGNGSDAGAASTTARAEGDSWVLNGTKAWITNAWEASAAVVFASTDRALQNKQTLDMGRIGIASQALGIAQTALDCAVNYAENRMAFGAPLTKLQVIQFKLADMALALESARLLTWRAAMLKDNKKPFIKEAAMAKLAASEAATAISHQAIQILGGMGYVTEMPAERHYRDARITEIYEGTSEIQRLVIAGHLLRSYRS
- the ACADS gene encoding short-chain specific acyl-CoA dehydrogenase, mitochondrial isoform X3 — protein: MAAALLARASGPVRRALCPRAWRQLHTIYQSVELPETHQMLLQTCRDFAEKELSPIAAQVDKEQLFPAAQVKKMGGLGLLAMDVPEELGGAGLDYLAYAIAMEEISRGCASTGVIMSVNNSLYLGPILKFGSKEQKQKWVTPFTSGDKIGCFALSEPEPSLLGPTGPIFALGQVGCPCPSPAATEVYTFPRSWQKVSGLELPREGISAFLVPMPTPGLTLGKKEDKLGIRGSSTANLIFEDCRIPKDSILGEPGMGFKIAMQTLDMGRIGIASQALGIAQTALDCAVNYAENRMAFGAPLTKLQVIQFKLADMALALESARLLTWRAAMLKDNKKPFIKEAAMAKLAASEAATAISHQAIQILGGMGYVTEMPAERHYRDARITEIYEGTSEIQRLVIAGHLLRSYRS
- the ACADS gene encoding short-chain specific acyl-CoA dehydrogenase, mitochondrial isoform X1: MAAALLARASGPVRRALCPRAWRQLHTIYQSVELPETHQMLLQTCRDFAEKELSPIAAQVDKEQLFPAAQVKKMGGLGLLAMDVPEELGGAGLDYLAYAIAMEEISRGCASTGVIMSVNNSLYLGPILKFGSKEQKQKWVTPFTSGDKIGCFALSEPGNGSDAGAASTTARAEGDSWVLNGTKAWITNAWEASAAVVFASTDRALQNKGISAFLVPMPTPGLTLGKKEDKLGIRGSSTANLIFEDCRIPKDSILGEPGMGFKIAMQTLDMGRIGIASQALGIAQTALDCAVNYAENRMAFGAPLTKLQVIQFKLADMALALESARLLTWRAAMLKDNKKPFIKEAAMAKLAASEAATAISHQAIQILGGMGYVTEMPAERHYRDARITEIYEGTSEIQRLVIAGHLLRSYRS